AACGGTCTCGCAATAATTCGTCCGACTAGATATTCAGGTGCCAACGTAATTTCCCGGGCAATTTCGCAAATTCTGTATTGTTCGTCAATTGGAATGATATCTTCATGAGCCGCGATTTGTAGCACTGGATCCGCGGAAGTATACACGATGAGTGCGCCTGTCTTCATATGCTCCTCGCCTAATTCATCGATAATCGCTGTACCACTTGCCGGTTTATTCCCAATCACTTTTCTGCCAGTTCGCTGTTCTAATTCAGCAATTAACTCTTCAGGAAAGCCATTCGGATAAACTTTAAACGGCTTGTCAATGTTGAGACCCATAATTTCCCAATGGCCGGTCATTGTATCTTTTCCAACGGAAGCTTCTTGCATTTTTCCATACATCGCTAGCGGTTTATCTGCGACCGGTACGCCTTCGATTGGTCGGATATTCGAAAGTCCGAGCTTCGCCATATTCGGCATATGTAAACCATTCATTTCTCTTGCAATGTGACCGAGCGTATCAGCACCTTCATCTCCAAATAAATGCGCATCTGGCGCCTCTCCAATTCCTACGGAGTCCAATACGACTAAGTGGACTCTTTTAAATGTTTCGTTTTTCATATAATTTCCTCCTTTAAATTAGGCACGTGGGTGATGTTTTGTATAAACTTCTTTTAGTCGCGAACGACTAACGTGTGTGTAGATTTGCGTAGTCGAAATATCAGAATGACCTAGCATTTCTT
This window of the Sporosarcina pasteurii genome carries:
- the deoB gene encoding phosphopentomutase; this translates as MKNETFKRVHLVVLDSVGIGEAPDAHLFGDEGADTLGHIAREMNGLHMPNMAKLGLSNIRPIEGVPVADKPLAMYGKMQEASVGKDTMTGHWEIMGLNIDKPFKVYPNGFPEELIAELEQRTGRKVIGNKPASGTAIIDELGEEHMKTGALIVYTSADPVLQIAAHEDIIPIDEQYRICEIAREITLAPEYLVGRIIARPFVGTPGNFTRTSNRHDYALKPFERTVMNELQDAEYDVIAIGKISDIFNEEGITESVRTKSNMDGVDKLIDVMKQDFHGLSFVNLVDFDALFGHRRDPIGYGKALEEFDNRLNEIMSVLREDDLLIITADHGNDPTHAGTDHTREFVPLLAYSPSFESGGEMPVNETFSDIGATIADNFNVKLPQFGKSFLPLLKERVK